A single region of the Brassica rapa cultivar Chiifu-401-42 chromosome A03, CAAS_Brap_v3.01, whole genome shotgun sequence genome encodes:
- the LOC103856118 gene encoding transcription factor PRE2 — translation MSSGRRSRQASSSSRINDDQITELISKLRQSIPEIRQNRRSNTVSASKVLQETCNYIRNLNKEADDLSDRLSQLLETIDPNSPQAAVIRSLINE, via the exons ATGTCGTCTGGCAGAAGGTCGAGACAAGCAAGCTCATCATCAAGGATTAACGATGATCAGATCACTGAACTTATTTCAAAGCTCCGACAATCTATTCCAGAGATTCGCCAGAACCGTCGTTCCAACACG GTATCAGCGTCGAAGGTGTTACAAGAGACTTGCAATTACATAAGAAACTTGAACAAAGAAGCCGATGATCTCAGTGATCGATTGTCTCAGCTTCTGGAGACCATTGATCCTAATAGCCCACAAGCAGCCGTTATTAGGAGTTTGATTAATGAATAG
- the LOC103856120 gene encoding tyrosyl-DNA phosphodiesterase 1 isoform X1, with protein sequence MASSQVAYLIPLKPDLKEDNSSPRITLSEGPNTIGRLNVSTTDKRLSRKHITITPSASGSASLSVEGTNPVVVRSSGERKKVNPRGEVSLANDDLIELIPGHHFFKLVLPRESERGSYERAAKKARKEGDDVEAIRSFCPDSEKLPSTFRLLSVDGLPDWANTSCVSINDVVEGDVVAAVLSNYMVDLDWLLSACPKLVNIPQVMVVHGEGDGRQEYIQRKKPANWILHKPRLPISFGTHHSKAIFLVYPRGVRVVVHTANLIHVDWNNKSQGLWMQDFPWKSDDDNIDTPKVCGFEDDLVDYLAVLKWPEFTACLPGRGNVKINAAFFRKFDYSSATVRLIASVPGYHTGSNMRKWGHMKLRTILQECIFDREFRRSPLVYQFSSLGSLDEKWLAEFGASLSSGITEDRTPLGHGDPLIIWPTVEDVRCSLEGYAAGNAIPSPLKNVEKPFLKKYWAKWKADHSARSRAMPHIKTFTRYSDQKIAWFLLTSSNLSKAAWGALQKNNSQLMIRSYELGVLFLPSPVKTQACNFSCTDNNSSTKKVKQETKGEVEKRSKLVTMTWQGDRDSPEIISLPVPYQLPPEPYSSEDVPWSWDRGYSKKDVYGQVWPR encoded by the exons ATGGCATCCTCTCAG GTAGCGTATCTGATTCCACTGAAACCAGACCTAAAGGAAGACAATTCCTCCCCGAGGATAACCTTATCCGAAGGCCCAAACACCATCGGACGCCTCAACGTCTCAACCACCGATAAGCGCCTCAGCCGCAAACACATCACAATCACCCCTTCCGCCTCCGGCTCAGCCTCCTTATCCGTG GAAGGAACGAACCCTGTGGTTGTTAGGTCTTCCGGAGAGAGGAAGAAAGTTAACCCTCGTGGAGAGGTTTCGTTAGCTAACGATGATCTTATCGAATTGATCCCTGGTCATCATTTCTTCAAGCTCGTGTTGCCACGAGAGAGTGAGAGAGGAAGCTATGAGAGAGCTGCTAAGAAAGCTCGAAAG GAAGGAGATGATGTGGAGGCGATTAGAAGTTTTTGTCCAGATAGTGAGAAGCTACCTTCAACGTTTCGGCTTTTGAGTGTTGATGGTTTGCCTGATTGGGCTAACACCTCTTGTGTTTCCATTAATGATGTCGTTGAG GGAGATGTTGTTGCTGCAGTTTTATCGAATTATATGGTTGATCTAGACTGGTTGTTGTCAG CTTGCCCGAAACTGGTGAACATTCCTCAGGTTATGGTCGTTCATGGAGAAGGTGATGGTAGGCAAGAGTACATTCAG aggaagaagccagCGAATTGGATTCTTCATAAGCCACGTTTACCTATTTCGTTTGGGACACATCACTCCAAGGCTATCTTCCTCGTCTATCCTCGAGGAGTCAGAGTTGTGGTACACACAGCGAATCTGATCCATGTTGATTGGAACAACAAAAGCCAAGGTTTGTGGATGCAAGATTTCCCTTGGAAAAGTGATGATGATAACATAGATACACCTAAAGTTTGCGGATTCGAAGATGATCTTGTCGATTACCTCGCTGTGCTCAAATGGCCTGAGTTTACTGCATGCTTACCTGGTCGTGGTAATGTCAAGATCAATGCAGCCTTCTTCAGAAAGTTTGATTATTCCAGTGCTACG GTTAGACTAATTGCATCAGTCCCTGGGTACCACACTGGTTCCAACATGAGAAAATGGGGACACATGAAGCTACGGACGATTCTTCAAGAATGCATTTTTGATAGAGAGTTCCGCAGATCCCCATTAGTTTATCAG TTTTCTTCACTCGGTTCTTTGGACGAGAAGTGGTTAGCTGAGTTTGGAGCTTCTTTGTCTTCTGGTATAACAGAGGACAGAACTCCTCTCGGTCATGGGGATCCATTGATAATATGGCCTACAGTAGAAGACGTCAGGTGTTCTCTAGAG GGTTATGCTGCTGGCAATGCAATTCCGAGCCCATTGAAGAACGTGGAGAAACCATTCTTGAAAAAGTATTGGGCAAAATGGAAAGCGGATCATAGTGCTCGCAG TCGTGCAATGCCACATATAAAGACATTCACACGTTACAGCGACCAGAAGATTGC ATGGTTCTTGCTAACCTCATCGAATCTTAGCAAAGCGGCGTGGGGAGCACTTCAGAAAAACAACTCCCAGTTGATGATCCGTTCCTATGAG TTGGGCGTCTTGTTCTTACCCTCTCCAGTAAAAACACAAGCTTGTAATTTTTCATGCACCGACAACAACTCGAGTACTAAGAAGGTGAAACAAGAGACGAAAGGTGAGGTGGAGAAGAGGAGTAAGCTAGTGACAATGACATGGCAAGGAGACAGAGATTCGCCTGAGATTATCTCACTCCCAGTTCCTTATCAACTTCCTCCTGAGCCTTACTCATCTGAAG ATGTTCCTTGGTCATGGGACCGAGGGTACTCGAAGAAGGATGTGTATGGACAAGTCTGGCCAAGATAG
- the LOC103856120 gene encoding tyrosyl-DNA phosphodiesterase 1 isoform X2: MASSQVAYLIPLKPDLKEDNSSPRITLSEGPNTIGRLNVSTTDKRLSRKHITITPSASGSASLSVEGTNPVVVRSSGERKKVNPRGEVSLANDDLIELIPGHHFFKLVLPRESERGSYERAAKKARKEGDDVEAIRSFCPDSEKLPSTFRLLSVDGLPDWANTSCVSINDVVEGDVVAAVLSNYMVDLDWLLSACPKLVNIPQVMVVHGEGDGRQEYIQRKKPANWILHKPRLPISFGTHHSKAIFLVYPRGVRVVVHTANLIHVDWNNKSQGLWMQDFPWKSDDDNIDTPKVCGFEDDLVDYLAVLKWPEFTACLPGRGNVKINAAFFRKFDYSSATVRLIASVPGYHTGSNMRKWGHMKLRTILQECIFDREFRRSPLVYQFSSLGSLDEKWLAEFGASLSSGITEDRTPLGHGDPLIIWPTVEDVRCSLEGYAAGNAIPSPLKNVEKPFLKKYWAKWKADHSARSRAMPHIKTFTRYSDQKIAWFLLTSSNLSKAAWGALQKNNSQLMIRSYE; this comes from the exons ATGGCATCCTCTCAG GTAGCGTATCTGATTCCACTGAAACCAGACCTAAAGGAAGACAATTCCTCCCCGAGGATAACCTTATCCGAAGGCCCAAACACCATCGGACGCCTCAACGTCTCAACCACCGATAAGCGCCTCAGCCGCAAACACATCACAATCACCCCTTCCGCCTCCGGCTCAGCCTCCTTATCCGTG GAAGGAACGAACCCTGTGGTTGTTAGGTCTTCCGGAGAGAGGAAGAAAGTTAACCCTCGTGGAGAGGTTTCGTTAGCTAACGATGATCTTATCGAATTGATCCCTGGTCATCATTTCTTCAAGCTCGTGTTGCCACGAGAGAGTGAGAGAGGAAGCTATGAGAGAGCTGCTAAGAAAGCTCGAAAG GAAGGAGATGATGTGGAGGCGATTAGAAGTTTTTGTCCAGATAGTGAGAAGCTACCTTCAACGTTTCGGCTTTTGAGTGTTGATGGTTTGCCTGATTGGGCTAACACCTCTTGTGTTTCCATTAATGATGTCGTTGAG GGAGATGTTGTTGCTGCAGTTTTATCGAATTATATGGTTGATCTAGACTGGTTGTTGTCAG CTTGCCCGAAACTGGTGAACATTCCTCAGGTTATGGTCGTTCATGGAGAAGGTGATGGTAGGCAAGAGTACATTCAG aggaagaagccagCGAATTGGATTCTTCATAAGCCACGTTTACCTATTTCGTTTGGGACACATCACTCCAAGGCTATCTTCCTCGTCTATCCTCGAGGAGTCAGAGTTGTGGTACACACAGCGAATCTGATCCATGTTGATTGGAACAACAAAAGCCAAGGTTTGTGGATGCAAGATTTCCCTTGGAAAAGTGATGATGATAACATAGATACACCTAAAGTTTGCGGATTCGAAGATGATCTTGTCGATTACCTCGCTGTGCTCAAATGGCCTGAGTTTACTGCATGCTTACCTGGTCGTGGTAATGTCAAGATCAATGCAGCCTTCTTCAGAAAGTTTGATTATTCCAGTGCTACG GTTAGACTAATTGCATCAGTCCCTGGGTACCACACTGGTTCCAACATGAGAAAATGGGGACACATGAAGCTACGGACGATTCTTCAAGAATGCATTTTTGATAGAGAGTTCCGCAGATCCCCATTAGTTTATCAG TTTTCTTCACTCGGTTCTTTGGACGAGAAGTGGTTAGCTGAGTTTGGAGCTTCTTTGTCTTCTGGTATAACAGAGGACAGAACTCCTCTCGGTCATGGGGATCCATTGATAATATGGCCTACAGTAGAAGACGTCAGGTGTTCTCTAGAG GGTTATGCTGCTGGCAATGCAATTCCGAGCCCATTGAAGAACGTGGAGAAACCATTCTTGAAAAAGTATTGGGCAAAATGGAAAGCGGATCATAGTGCTCGCAG TCGTGCAATGCCACATATAAAGACATTCACACGTTACAGCGACCAGAAGATTGC ATGGTTCTTGCTAACCTCATCGAATCTTAGCAAAGCGGCGTGGGGAGCACTTCAGAAAAACAACTCCCAGTTGATGATCCGTTCCTATGAG TAA
- the LOC103856121 gene encoding uncharacterized protein LOC103856121, with amino-acid sequence MKKQAPLHMSLTLDNKFQNFEFLKSFFYKTMRGEADTWPEMEAVARKMAEEVETESSGSSEAETESPRSVGRWGAAPITGKTGKERVHSQVLKIREEDLCVLVEDKAANGRFVQHPRRLSFVLISRPNLPCSPLSGKVRSVNAVQ; translated from the coding sequence ATGAAGAAGCAGGCTCCGCTTCACATGTCTCTCACACTTGacaataaatttcaaaatttcgaATTTcttaagagttttttttataaaacgatGAGAGGAGAAGCTGATACTTGGCCAGAGATGGAGGCGGTAGCGAGGAAGATGGCGGAGGAGGTTGAGACAGAGAGCAGTGGATCATCGGAAGCTGAGACGGAGTCTCCGAGATCCGTCGGGCGTTGGGGAGCTGCTCCGATCACGGGGAAGACTGGTAAGGAGCGAGTACATAGCCAGGTTTTGAAGATCAGGGAGGAGGATCTCTGTGTTCTCGTGGAAGACAAAGCTGCGAATGGAAGATTTGTTCAGCATCCGCGTCGTCTCAGTTTTGTCCTGATCTCGAGGCCGAATCTTCCTTGTTCGCCTCTTAGTGGAAAAGTGAGATCCGTCAACGCTGTTCAGTGA
- the LOC103856122 gene encoding 40S ribosomal protein S9-1 codes for MVHVCYYRNYGKTFKGPRRPFEKERLDSELKLVGEYGLRNKRELWRVQYSLSRIRNAARDLLTLDEKNPKRIFEGEALLRKMNRYGLLDESQNKLDYVLALTVENFLERRLQTIVFKSGMAKSIHHSRVLIRQRHIRVGKQLVNIPSFMVRLDSQKHIDFALTSPFGGGRPGRVKRRNEKSASKKASGGDADGDDEE; via the exons ATGGTGCACGTTTGCTACTACCGCAACT ATGGGAAAACCTTCAAGGGCCCGCGACGTCCTTTCGAGAAGGAGCGTCTCGACTCCGAGCTGAAGCTCGTCGGCGAGTACGGGCTCCGCAACAAGCGTGAGCTCTGGAGAGTCCAGTACTCCCTGAGCCGCATCCGTAACGCTGCCAGAGATCTTCTGACGCTCGACGAGAAGAATCCCAAGAGGATCTTCGAAGGAGAGGCGCTTCTCCGTAAGATGAACAGGTACGGGCTTCTCGACGAGAGCCAGAACAAGCTGGATTACGTCTTGGCGTTGACCGTGGAGAATTTTCTCGAGCGTCGTCTTCAGACTATTGTGTTCAAGTCTGGTATGGCGAAGTCGATTCATCACTCCCGTGTCCTCATCAGGCAGAGGCATATCAG GGTTGGAAAGCAATTGGTGAACATTCCATCGTTCATGGTGAGACTTGACTCGCAGAAACACATCGACTTTGCTCTAACCAGTCCCTTCGGTGGTGGCCGTCCAGGAAGAGTGAAGAGAAGGAACGAGAAGTCTGCCTCCAAGAAAGCCTCAGGTGGCGATGCTGACGGTGATGACGAAGAGTAA
- the LOC103856126 gene encoding 50S ribosomal protein L27: MNFFNSAASLCRRVSLRELITEVPAYGGSGISDGSSSGLSLVFKRWATKKTAGSTKNGRDSKPKNLGVKKFGGENVIPGNIIVRQRGTRFHPGDYVGIGKDHTLFALKEGRVRFEKNKITGRKWIHVDPKGGHVLHPIYTRAAAAKSTKIETASS; this comes from the exons atgaatttcttCAACTCAGCAGCATCCTTGTGCAGAAGAGTTAGCTTGAGGGAGCTTATCACCGAGGTTCCTGCTTACGGTGGCAGTGGCATTTccg ATGGTTCTTCAAGTGGGTTGAGTTTGGTCTTTAAGCGTTGGGCTACAAAGAAAACCGCTGGTTCCACCAAGAACGGCCGTGACTCTAAACCCAAGAATCTCGGTGTCAAGAAGTTCGGAGGAGAG AACGTGATACCGGGAAACATAATAGTTCGTCAACGTGGAACACGGTTTCATCCAGGAGACTATGTCGGGATCGGGAAAGACCATACGCTGTTTGCATTGAAGGAAGGACGAGTCAGGTTCGAGAAGAACAAGATCACTGGACGCAAATGGATTCATGTTGATCCCAAGGGAGGTCATGTTCTTCACCCTATCTACACTAGAGCTGCTGCCGCCAAGTCGACTAAGATTGAGACAGCTTCGTCGTGA
- the LOC103856125 gene encoding gibberellin-regulated protein 4: MAKSYGALFLLALIVFSLLQTMVMASSGSRVKYNPKRYGPGSLKRSQCPKECDRRCSQTQYHNACILFCNKCCRKCLCVPPGYYGNKQVCSCYNNWKTQEGGPKCP, from the exons ATGGCTAAGTCATATGGAGCTCTCTTCCTCCTGGCCCTCATTGTCTTCTCCTTGCTTCAAACCATG GTTATGGCTTCAAGTGGATCTAGAGTGAAGTATAACCCG AAACGATATGGACCAGGAAGCTTGAAACGTTCCC AATGCCCCAAGGAATGTGATAGGAGGTGTAGCCAGACACAATACCACAACGCTTGCATTTTGTTCTGCAACAAATGCTGCAGGAAGTGTTTGTGTGTGCCTCCGGGGTATTATGGAAACAAACAAGTTTGCTCTTGCTACAACAACTGGAAAACTCAAGAGGGTGGACCAAAATGCCCTTAA
- the LOC103856124 gene encoding uncharacterized protein At5g19025 has protein sequence MANHHHKSITTTRKSSSSSSTTVCCEGSLSAAIDVIILLAVITSSAFLIFPYIRFIALKSLSIFSDLSSLLKQEIIRDPDPIVHGLIAWSVLCTALSGLMIVLILCSSRRRCGKPNCRGLGRANAEFDIQIESEDCSVKRLKSGVVSKKGLFEVARDRHRELEAELKKMAPENGRAVLVFRGKCGCCVGRLVVPGPRKIKK, from the coding sequence ATGGCGAACCACCACCACAAATCAATAACCACCACCagaaaatcatcatcatcatcatcaacaaccgTCTGCTGCGAAGGATCTCTATCAGCAGCCATCGACGTCATCATCCTCCTCGCAGTCATCACATCCTCCGCCTTCTTGATCTTCCCTTACATCAGATTCATCGCCCTCAAATccctatcaatcttctcagacCTCTCTTCCTTACTCAAGCAAGAGATCATCCGCGACCCGGACCCGATCGTGCACGGGCTAATCGCGTGGAGCGTCTTGTGCACGGCCTTATCCGGGTTGATGATTGTTCTGATACTGTGTAGTAGTCGTCGTAGATGTGGGAAACCTAATTGTAGAGGGCTTGGGAGAGCTAACGCTGAGTTTGATATTCAGATTGAGAGTGAGGATTGTTCTGTTAAGAGGTTGAAGAGTGGTGTTGTTAGTAAGAAGGGGTTGTTTGAGGTGGCTCGTGATCGGCATCGGGAGTTGGAGGCGGAGTTGAAGAAGATGGCTCCGGAGAATGGTAGGGCTGTGTTGGTGTTTAGGGGGAAGTGTGGGTGTTGTGTTGGGAGGTTGGTGGTTCCTGGGCCTAGGAAGATCAAGAAATGA
- the LOC103856123 gene encoding uncharacterized protein LOC103856123: MGQSCFFNVLIVSSLLLLVFFSTAMGRNLHTASLQGVYSAAELSPSKDESVRNMMELMDYQPVESNTNWNGFVATPPPQSPPLS; encoded by the exons ATGGGTCAATCTTGTTTCTTCAATGTTCTTATTGTTTCCTCTCTTTTACTACTAGTCTTCTTCTCCACTG CCATGGGGAGAAACTTGCATACTGCGAGTTTACAAGGAGTTTACAGTGCTGCTGAGCTATCTCCCTCCAAG GATGAGAGTGTGCGGAACATGATGGAGCTGATGGATTATCAACCGGTGGAGTCTAATACCAACTGGAATGGTTTCGTCGCCACTCCTCCTCCCCAATCTCCTCCACTTTcataa